From a single Oreochromis niloticus isolate F11D_XX linkage group LG4, O_niloticus_UMD_NMBU, whole genome shotgun sequence genomic region:
- the LOC100694852 gene encoding heme-binding protein 1, producing the protein MFGMFKNSLFGNTEETEYKLLSSETKDGVSFEVRRYDAAKFAAVSSEGRTFDQVTGELTRKLLMYIGGSNEQGEAMGTAAPIIVTVYPRNDGVFSRRLVVAIRIPTSYQQEPPTPTDSAIRIEERPGMTVYALQFGGFAGESEYRAEALRLTRTLGETAPFQRKQYFCCSYDPLRPYGRRNEVWFLQEEP; encoded by the exons ATGTTTGGCATGTTTAAGAATTCACTCTTCGGAAACACCGAGGAGACGGAATATAAGCTGCTCAGCAGCGAGACGAAG GATGGAGTCAGCTTTGAGGTGCGACGGTATGATGCTGCCAAGTTTGCTGCTGTTTCCTCTGAGGGGCGAACCTTCGACCAAGTGACGGGAGAGCTAACGAGGAAGCTGCTCATGTATATTGGCGGAAGCAATGAACAAG GTGAGGCCATGGGTACAGCAGCTCCCATCATAGTGACAGTGTACCCGCGAAACGATGGGGTTTTCTCTCGCCGCTTGGTGGTGGCCATCCGCATTCCCACCAGCTACCAGCAAGAACCCCCGACTCCCACCGACAGTGCCATCAGGATTGAAGAGAGGCCCGGCATGACCGTCTACGCTCT GCAGTTTGGAGGCTTCGCAGGGGAGAGCGAGTACAGAGCAGAGGCCCTGCGTTTGACACGTACCCTGGGCGAGACGGCCCCCTTTCAGCGTAAGCAGTACTTCTGCTGCAGCTATGACCCGCTCAGGCCTTACGGACGCAGAAATGAGGTGTGGTTCCTACAGGAGGAGCCATAG